A section of the Pseudovibrio sp. M1P-2-3 genome encodes:
- a CDS encoding phytoene desaturase family protein — translation MKDFDAIVIGAGNGGLTAAATLQQKGLRTLLIERHNIPGGCATSFVRGDYEFEVALHQLSGMGTEKHPFILRQLFTKLGIMNKLEFVEEASLYRSIVPGKLDITLPASNRGISKVLKENFPEDAGAVDGYLELCKNLTIEAYMLLPNIRKTGDTKALEKNCGNYVKYGLRPASKVLDEFFKNEKLKFLLANYWGYVGMPPNKIAFVDLATMFFAYATYKPYHVKGGSQALSNALLEVFLEAGGQVRFNCAAEKIIATNGAVQAVGTEHGEEYSCHHVISNASSIITYNELLESDRPIPQVKTDFKSRSLGVSGFVIYLGLDCTPQELGVTEASTFISKDLNHEEAYRRASSLEDPTGCLLTCYNLENPSAAPKGKSHVALMCIQYGSQWEKVPEADYAKTKYALADKLLDLAETAVPGIREHIEEAEVATPLTMMRYLNTPGGAIYGFDQDASDATLFRDNSKEISGLHLAGAWSGMGGFQPTYQAGITTASAIAKKHKALTEKVTAHA, via the coding sequence ATGAAAGACTTTGATGCGATTGTGATAGGCGCGGGTAACGGCGGCCTTACAGCGGCTGCAACCCTGCAGCAAAAAGGCCTGAGGACCTTGCTCATAGAGCGCCATAATATCCCCGGGGGCTGCGCAACTTCATTTGTGCGTGGTGACTACGAGTTCGAGGTTGCCCTCCACCAGCTTTCCGGAATGGGAACAGAGAAGCACCCATTTATTCTGCGCCAGCTATTCACAAAGCTTGGTATTATGAATAAGCTGGAGTTTGTTGAGGAAGCTTCTCTCTATCGCTCAATTGTGCCGGGAAAACTTGACATCACCCTTCCCGCTAGCAACCGGGGAATTTCAAAGGTCTTAAAAGAAAACTTCCCAGAGGATGCAGGTGCCGTCGATGGATATCTAGAACTATGTAAAAACCTGACTATAGAAGCCTATATGCTGCTGCCAAACATCAGAAAAACTGGAGATACCAAGGCATTAGAGAAAAACTGTGGTAACTACGTCAAGTATGGGCTGCGCCCCGCCTCCAAAGTTCTGGATGAATTCTTCAAGAATGAAAAACTGAAATTCCTTCTAGCTAACTATTGGGGCTATGTGGGCATGCCTCCTAACAAAATTGCATTTGTTGATTTGGCGACAATGTTCTTTGCGTACGCTACTTACAAACCCTATCACGTTAAGGGAGGGTCTCAGGCCCTTTCTAATGCCTTGCTTGAAGTCTTCCTTGAGGCAGGCGGTCAGGTCCGCTTCAATTGTGCAGCTGAAAAAATCATTGCAACGAACGGTGCTGTACAAGCTGTCGGAACCGAGCACGGGGAAGAATACAGCTGTCACCATGTGATTTCCAATGCCAGCTCAATTATTACCTATAATGAATTGCTGGAAAGCGACAGACCAATTCCGCAAGTGAAAACAGACTTTAAATCGCGCAGTCTGGGCGTTTCAGGTTTTGTAATCTATCTTGGTCTGGACTGCACGCCGCAGGAACTGGGAGTCACCGAAGCTTCCACGTTCATCAGTAAAGACCTGAACCATGAAGAAGCCTACAGGCGCGCTTCATCACTGGAAGACCCTACAGGCTGCCTACTGACCTGTTATAATCTGGAGAACCCGAGCGCAGCACCCAAGGGCAAAAGCCATGTTGCATTGATGTGCATTCAATATGGCAGCCAATGGGAGAAGGTTCCCGAAGCCGATTATGCCAAAACCAAGTATGCTCTGGCAGACAAGCTTCTAGATTTGGCAGAAACTGCCGTTCCCGGCATTCGTGAGCATATCGAAGAGGCTGAGGTGGCAACTCCTCTTACCATGATGCGGTATCTCAACACACCGGGCGGGGCAATTTACGGCTTCGACCAGGATGCATCTGACGCCACTCTCTTTCGCGATAACTCAAAGGAAATCAGCGGGCTTCATCTCGCGGGCGCATGGAGCGGAATGGGAGGCTTCCAGCCTACCTATCAAGCGGGAATCACCACAGCCTCCGCTATTGCCAAGAAACACAAAGCATTGACTGAAAAGGTTACCGCTCATGCCTGA
- a CDS encoding septal ring lytic transglycosylase RlpA family protein — protein MSSPFRRHIRLGVRCGTLLGACIVLASCGGDTDKVKFSEKKYGVTASPRIVSGTKPVPKGGGRSVVGKPYKVAGKWYYPKDDPKYKAVGLASWYGPTFHGRMTANGEIFDRNGLTAAHTTMPLPSYARVTNTNNGKSMVVRVNDRGPFHGNRVIDLSERVASLLETRQSGVAKVKVEYLGRAPLHGRDEKYLLASFSGKGSSAPGTSRPDTMLAFAQPKQVPNLAIIGRAPVPISRPYDVYTTASVVSVSHTSAALGSLDPALVYNRQKSTITVATSNSFNDQIGSILNQIDHRDSLRPVTVKPSYSVNGAAQQGSLGVLPVPAPQAYSLQRGSAVSSYAAVSRISSAHEVFKDFSSGVGLKSLAVASAEN, from the coding sequence ATGTCTTCACCTTTTAGAAGGCACATCAGGTTGGGTGTTCGCTGTGGCACGCTTTTGGGTGCTTGTATTGTTTTGGCGTCGTGCGGTGGTGACACCGACAAAGTCAAATTTAGTGAAAAAAAATACGGTGTCACTGCTAGTCCGCGTATTGTGTCTGGAACAAAACCTGTTCCCAAGGGTGGCGGGCGTTCTGTTGTAGGTAAACCATATAAAGTGGCCGGTAAATGGTATTACCCCAAAGATGACCCCAAATACAAGGCAGTTGGCTTAGCGTCTTGGTATGGGCCAACATTTCATGGCCGTATGACTGCTAATGGAGAGATCTTTGATCGAAACGGTTTGACAGCTGCGCACACAACTATGCCGTTACCCAGTTATGCTCGCGTGACAAATACAAACAACGGAAAATCAATGGTCGTGCGTGTTAATGATCGTGGGCCATTTCATGGAAATAGGGTGATTGATCTTTCCGAAAGAGTTGCCAGCCTCTTGGAAACTAGGCAGTCGGGTGTAGCAAAGGTAAAGGTTGAGTACTTGGGCCGTGCGCCTTTGCATGGCCGAGATGAAAAATACCTACTGGCTTCCTTTAGTGGAAAGGGAAGCTCTGCACCTGGAACAAGCAGGCCTGATACTATGTTGGCCTTTGCTCAACCCAAACAAGTGCCAAATTTGGCTATTATCGGCCGAGCTCCAGTTCCCATCAGCCGCCCCTATGATGTTTATACTACTGCTTCCGTTGTATCTGTGAGCCATACATCTGCTGCATTGGGTAGTCTTGATCCTGCTTTGGTCTACAATAGGCAGAAAAGTACGATCACAGTCGCTACTTCTAATAGTTTTAATGATCAAATCGGCTCTATATTAAATCAGATTGATCACCGCGATTCTTTGAGACCTGTGACTGTCAAACCTTCATATTCTGTAAATGGAGCTGCACAGCAAGGTTCACTTGGAGTTCTTCCAGTGCCAGCTCCGCAAGCGTACTCTCTTCAAAGGGGAAGCGCAGTCTCATCCTATGCAGCGGTTTCTCGTATATCCAGTGCCCATGAGGTTTTTAAAGACTTTTCTAGTGGTGTTGGGTTAAAGAGTTTGGCTGTGGCAAGCGCGGAGAATTAG
- a CDS encoding D-alanyl-D-alanine carboxypeptidase family protein, producing the protein MRSSWARNFFVTVLYICTKFIMMLDLAGLLKVYRGLLGLGAVVIFFLSMGHSAQAIILKSKSAILYDASADKVIYSKNSDSPFPPANLTKIMTSLAVVNALRNEEIAGQTPLRISEHAWRTGGAPARVTTMFANVRSTVSVDNLLQGLVVHSANDAAIALAEGIDGDEASFAARMSETAAGLGMLGTTYANPTGYKHKYNQTTLSDQILLARHIANEVPDLFALYGQESFKWNKILQRNKNPLRKEIKNLEGFAAGYTRDFGFSAIGTIQIGAKRYIAGVAGAPTAEDRLDDMKTLLVRAFSSLTILPIFDRGEYVGQASVYGGSSPDVPLIAKDTIAALLNTGDKKYYSLKISYQGPLTAPVKKGTEVGELQILSKNDVIYRAPLITGGDVGVGSLKQRSTDAVGELFWKIF; encoded by the coding sequence GTGCGTAGTAGTTGGGCTAGAAACTTTTTCGTAACAGTGCTTTACATTTGCACTAAGTTTATCATGATGCTGGATCTGGCTGGTTTGCTCAAAGTTTACCGAGGTTTATTGGGACTTGGTGCTGTAGTAATTTTCTTCCTTTCAATGGGGCACTCGGCACAAGCGATTATTCTTAAATCCAAGTCCGCGATTCTCTATGATGCAAGTGCCGACAAAGTCATTTATTCAAAAAACTCAGATAGTCCTTTTCCTCCTGCTAACTTGACCAAAATCATGACGTCTCTAGCCGTTGTAAACGCCTTGAGAAATGAGGAAATTGCGGGACAGACACCACTTCGGATAAGTGAGCATGCGTGGCGTACAGGCGGTGCACCGGCACGTGTAACGACTATGTTTGCAAATGTCCGCAGTACTGTAAGCGTTGACAACCTTCTGCAAGGATTGGTTGTTCATAGTGCGAACGATGCTGCAATAGCTCTTGCCGAGGGTATAGATGGTGACGAAGCCAGTTTTGCTGCAAGAATGTCTGAGACTGCTGCTGGCCTTGGTATGCTGGGAACGACCTATGCTAATCCAACTGGCTATAAACACAAATATAATCAAACGACACTAAGTGATCAGATTCTATTAGCTCGCCACATAGCTAATGAAGTTCCTGATCTCTTCGCGCTTTATGGACAAGAGAGCTTTAAATGGAATAAGATTTTACAAAGAAATAAAAATCCTCTTCGTAAGGAAATCAAAAACCTAGAGGGGTTTGCCGCAGGGTATACGCGAGATTTTGGCTTCTCGGCTATTGGGACTATACAGATTGGAGCGAAGAGATACATTGCTGGAGTGGCTGGAGCTCCCACTGCAGAGGATCGTCTTGACGATATGAAAACCCTATTGGTTCGGGCATTTTCCTCTCTAACAATTCTTCCCATTTTTGATAGGGGGGAATATGTTGGACAGGCCTCAGTTTATGGGGGGAGTTCTCCTGATGTTCCTCTTATAGCAAAAGATACGATTGCTGCGCTTTTGAATACAGGCGATAAAAAGTACTACAGTTTAAAAATATCCTATCAGGGGCCCCTTACAGCACCTGTGAAAAAAGGTACTGAAGTGGGGGAACTTCAGATATTATCTAAAAATGACGTGATTTATCGCGCACCTCTTATTACAGGTGGAGATGTAGGCGTTGGGAGCTTGAAGCAAAGGTCCACAGATGCTGTTGGCGAGTTATTCTGGAAAATATTCTAA
- the tmk gene encoding dTMP kinase translates to MRGKFITFEGGEGAGKSTQIQELKKQLEAQGFSVVMTREPGGSAGAELLREILLSGQAQRYGVDAEAVLFAAARADHIDTVISPALCKGQWVLCDRFADSSRVYQGEAGVEKTLINHLQSLAINENDPDLTILIDVPVDIGMSRVTKRSDDGPDRFEQDTTTTHERRRALFLSMAGREVDRFVVVDGCQDAATVSKNILNAVCGKFPSYMKEATLGSSQ, encoded by the coding sequence GTGCGCGGCAAGTTTATAACATTTGAAGGCGGAGAGGGGGCCGGTAAATCCACCCAGATCCAAGAGTTGAAAAAGCAGCTTGAAGCTCAAGGCTTTTCAGTCGTGATGACACGGGAACCGGGGGGCTCTGCTGGAGCAGAGTTGCTTCGGGAAATTTTACTTTCTGGACAGGCCCAGCGTTATGGTGTTGATGCGGAAGCTGTATTATTCGCAGCAGCGCGCGCTGATCATATTGATACTGTAATTTCGCCAGCTCTTTGTAAAGGCCAGTGGGTTTTGTGTGACAGGTTTGCTGATTCCTCACGCGTCTATCAAGGAGAGGCAGGAGTTGAGAAAACTCTCATTAATCATTTACAATCGCTGGCAATTAACGAAAACGATCCTGATCTGACTATTTTGATAGATGTTCCAGTTGATATTGGTATGTCCAGAGTAACCAAAAGAAGCGATGATGGTCCAGACCGCTTTGAACAAGATACAACTACAACCCATGAACGGCGGCGGGCATTGTTCCTTTCCATGGCGGGGCGGGAAGTGGACCGCTTTGTAGTTGTTGACGGTTGCCAAGATGCTGCGACTGTTTCCAAAAATATCTTAAATGCAGTGTGTGGAAAATTTCCCTCATATATGAAAGAAGCCACCTTAGGAAGTTCCCAGTAG
- a CDS encoding DNA polymerase III subunit delta', producing the protein MQSIEVPEADQLEGMALPREQSVLFGHKEAELKLLNAYKSSRFHHAWILGGPKGTGKATLAFRFAKFVLANPDRFGLEVQSAVNLNVPAQSHNARMVSAGSHADLLHLRRPWNEKSKRFMRDLPVSEVRKTVRFFGSTSAGGQWRVCLIDAADDMNANAANALLKILEEPPENCVFLVLSHSPGRLLPTIRSRCRRLDMRKLNDNQLLEALSFYEAFHDGEPEKTKALLTLANGSLRNAFIALESGGLELAAKFNSLTVHLPQLDMREAHSFAEQVSAHGADDLWISFLDLIRNFLSLQVGKGTDMPAKHLVCWTDLWEKVGNAAGATDALNLDRKQVVLSFLIELREVSRRNTGIS; encoded by the coding sequence ATGCAGTCAATTGAAGTCCCCGAGGCGGATCAGCTTGAAGGGATGGCTCTTCCTCGTGAGCAAAGCGTCCTTTTTGGCCATAAAGAGGCGGAACTAAAGCTTCTGAATGCCTATAAATCTAGCCGTTTCCACCATGCATGGATTCTAGGTGGCCCAAAGGGTACGGGAAAAGCGACACTTGCGTTTCGTTTCGCAAAATTTGTACTTGCCAATCCAGACCGATTTGGATTGGAAGTTCAATCAGCAGTGAACCTGAATGTACCTGCACAGTCGCATAACGCTCGAATGGTATCTGCCGGGTCCCACGCGGATCTTCTTCATTTACGCAGGCCTTGGAACGAGAAGAGCAAACGGTTTATGCGGGATCTTCCTGTATCTGAAGTGCGTAAGACTGTCCGGTTTTTCGGCTCAACTTCCGCTGGCGGGCAGTGGAGGGTATGCCTTATTGATGCTGCCGATGATATGAATGCAAATGCAGCCAACGCTCTTTTGAAAATATTGGAAGAGCCTCCAGAAAATTGTGTTTTTCTGGTCCTCTCTCACAGTCCTGGACGATTGCTACCAACTATTCGCTCCCGTTGTCGTCGTTTGGATATGCGCAAGCTAAATGATAATCAGCTTTTAGAAGCTTTGTCATTCTATGAAGCGTTCCATGATGGGGAGCCTGAGAAAACAAAGGCATTACTGACCCTTGCTAATGGTAGCTTGCGAAATGCCTTCATAGCTTTGGAAAGTGGCGGACTGGAGCTTGCGGCTAAATTCAATAGTCTGACGGTTCATTTGCCACAGTTGGATATGCGTGAAGCACATAGCTTTGCAGAACAGGTAAGTGCGCATGGAGCTGATGACCTTTGGATCAGCTTTCTGGACTTGATACGCAACTTTCTTTCGCTGCAAGTTGGAAAAGGCACTGATATGCCAGCCAAGCATCTTGTTTGCTGGACAGACTTGTGGGAAAAGGTTGGCAATGCAGCAGGCGCAACCGATGCTCTAAATCTTGACAGGAAACAAGTTGTGCTCTCCTTCCTCATCGAACTGCGAGAAGTGAGCCGGCGCAATACTGGCATTTCCTGA
- the metG gene encoding methionine--tRNA ligase, translated as MTGKSPFYITTAISYPNGAPHIGHAYEAIATDVLARFQRLDGHDVHFLTGTDVHGQKMLQTAVKEGISPSELADLNSKRFREMVEMLGCSNDDFIQTNEERHFKASQAIWQRMADNGDIYKDSYSGWYSVRDEAYYQKGETELREDGVRYGPQGTPVEWVEEESYFFKLSAYEDKLLQLYESQPDFIGPSSRRNEIMSFVKGGLRDLSISRTTFDWGIPVPGDEKHVMYVWVDALTNYITALGYPDLDGNMDKFWPANVHVIGKDIIRFHAVYWPAFLMSAGIALPERIFAHGFLFNSGEKMSKSLGNVIAPADLVETYGLDAVRFFFLREVPFGQDGNYSHEQVVNRINADLANDLGNLAQRSISMIFKNCEGKIPEAKELSDTDKDILAQADAMLDACRSYMSKQEIHQSLNTIWTVVGEANRYFASQEPWALKKTNPGRMATVLYVTAEIIRQVAILAQPVMPSSASRLLDLLEIPEDERGFSQLMQDKKLKSGVKISKPSGIFPRYVEPEVAS; from the coding sequence ATGACCGGCAAGTCACCTTTTTATATTACAACTGCGATTTCCTATCCAAACGGGGCACCGCATATCGGACACGCTTATGAGGCAATCGCAACGGATGTACTCGCCCGTTTTCAGCGTTTGGATGGCCACGATGTTCATTTTTTGACAGGAACTGATGTCCACGGTCAAAAAATGCTGCAAACTGCAGTAAAAGAGGGGATATCTCCTTCTGAACTTGCCGATCTGAACTCAAAGCGCTTCCGCGAAATGGTGGAGATGCTGGGTTGCTCGAATGATGACTTTATCCAGACCAATGAAGAGCGCCACTTCAAAGCTTCCCAGGCGATTTGGCAGCGTATGGCGGACAATGGTGACATCTACAAAGATAGCTATTCTGGCTGGTATTCTGTTCGGGATGAAGCATACTACCAAAAAGGCGAAACGGAGCTTCGTGAAGATGGAGTTCGTTATGGCCCACAAGGAACGCCTGTGGAGTGGGTAGAGGAAGAAAGCTACTTTTTTAAACTTTCTGCCTATGAAGATAAGCTATTGCAGCTTTATGAAAGCCAGCCTGATTTTATAGGTCCCTCCAGTCGCCGCAATGAGATCATGAGCTTTGTGAAGGGCGGTTTACGCGACCTTTCCATTTCTCGTACAACATTTGACTGGGGTATTCCGGTTCCTGGAGATGAAAAACATGTGATGTATGTTTGGGTGGATGCACTGACAAACTACATAACCGCTCTGGGATATCCGGATCTTGACGGCAATATGGATAAGTTTTGGCCTGCCAATGTGCATGTGATTGGCAAGGATATTATCCGTTTTCATGCGGTTTACTGGCCAGCATTCCTGATGTCAGCCGGAATTGCTCTTCCTGAACGCATTTTTGCGCACGGTTTCTTATTTAATAGCGGCGAAAAGATGTCAAAGTCTTTAGGGAACGTAATTGCGCCTGCTGATTTAGTGGAAACTTATGGCTTGGATGCCGTCCGATTTTTCTTCCTTCGCGAAGTTCCTTTTGGACAAGATGGCAATTACTCTCATGAACAAGTGGTGAACCGCATTAATGCGGACCTGGCCAATGATTTGGGTAATCTTGCCCAGCGCTCAATTTCTATGATCTTCAAGAACTGTGAAGGCAAAATTCCAGAGGCTAAAGAACTTAGCGATACAGACAAGGACATTCTTGCACAAGCTGATGCCATGTTGGATGCGTGTCGTTCCTACATGAGCAAGCAAGAAATTCATCAATCTTTGAATACTATCTGGACAGTTGTTGGAGAAGCAAACCGCTATTTCGCCTCTCAGGAGCCATGGGCTCTAAAGAAAACCAACCCAGGGCGCATGGCAACAGTTCTGTATGTTACCGCAGAAATTATTCGTCAGGTGGCCATCCTTGCACAGCCTGTTATGCCTAGTTCCGCTTCTAGACTCTTGGATCTTCTGGAAATCCCAGAAGATGAGCGTGGCTTTAGTCAACTCATGCAAGACAAAAAGCTGAAATCTGGCGTGAAAATTTCCAAACCTAGTGGTATTTTCCCACGCTATGTGGAGCCGGAAGTCGCCAGCTAA
- a CDS encoding condensation domain-containing protein, protein MSILSTKAATVRFQRFIGAPFYLDLSFARMKRNSRSTCRKLSEISVKYQEKFNKLSLEEHTVIHVQAALALALGKFANCRDVAFGTDWLRGGQEQGANLITVARVEIPPECESVRTFLEKVTRAIDLAQRQGPINEIDFLRGLGIEPPVDLHSFYQVYCRFEDRGIFSEPFANLPSDLDIAFAFALSSGGTNIKIRFRQDLFEVSAVKVFARLVASLAEAMGDALDQPLGVFWEQTLQYELTNTYGNELSLLLARQKAESSPWYPLTLVQQDQWLSELTGVRLDCNVILGTLDLPKDLDLLYMKKVLRAVADACEFTHLKILKSGLQSPAKDSQVTVSQHKVQEFGWSEHGPAVVLSWHEQRLREGGDWGIRPI, encoded by the coding sequence ATGAGTATACTGTCGACTAAGGCAGCGACAGTGCGTTTTCAACGTTTTATTGGTGCGCCTTTCTATCTAGATCTTTCCTTCGCAAGAATGAAAAGAAACTCCAGATCCACTTGTAGGAAACTTTCGGAAATTAGCGTCAAATATCAAGAGAAATTTAACAAATTGTCGCTTGAAGAGCACACGGTAATTCATGTTCAAGCCGCATTAGCGTTGGCTCTTGGAAAGTTTGCAAACTGTCGTGACGTAGCTTTCGGAACAGATTGGTTAAGAGGTGGGCAAGAGCAAGGAGCCAACCTTATAACTGTGGCGCGTGTGGAAATACCTCCTGAATGTGAAAGTGTTAGAACGTTTCTTGAGAAGGTTACAAGGGCAATTGACCTTGCACAACGCCAGGGCCCAATTAACGAAATTGACTTCTTGAGAGGTTTAGGGATCGAGCCTCCTGTAGATCTCCATTCCTTTTATCAAGTTTACTGCCGGTTTGAAGATAGAGGCATCTTTAGCGAACCTTTTGCTAACCTCCCCAGTGATTTGGACATAGCGTTTGCCTTTGCTTTAAGCAGTGGAGGAACCAATATTAAAATCCGCTTTAGGCAAGACCTTTTTGAAGTAAGCGCTGTGAAAGTTTTCGCCCGGTTGGTCGCGTCTCTGGCTGAGGCGATGGGGGATGCATTGGATCAACCCCTTGGAGTGTTTTGGGAGCAGACTCTCCAATACGAACTTACAAATACTTATGGAAATGAACTAAGCCTGCTCTTGGCACGACAGAAGGCTGAGAGCAGCCCGTGGTACCCATTAACGTTGGTTCAGCAAGACCAATGGCTGAGTGAACTGACGGGGGTACGACTGGACTGCAACGTCATCCTTGGGACGTTGGACTTACCCAAAGATCTAGACCTTCTATACATGAAGAAAGTCCTGCGAGCAGTGGCCGATGCTTGTGAATTTACCCATTTGAAAATTTTGAAGAGTGGTCTGCAATCGCCAGCAAAAGACAGTCAGGTTACAGTCTCCCAGCACAAAGTGCAGGAGTTTGGATGGTCCGAACATGGACCTGCAGTAGTTTTGAGCTGGCATGAACAAAGGTTGCGAGAAGGGGGGGACTGGGGAATTCGCCCTATTTGA